The following proteins come from a genomic window of Nostoc sp. ATCC 53789:
- a CDS encoding DUF2945 domain-containing protein has protein sequence MAEQFKKGDRVEWNTSQGKTTGKVVKKLTSPTGIKEHHIAASEDNPEYLVESEKTGKKAAHKPDALKKVEE, from the coding sequence GTGGCTGAACAATTCAAAAAAGGCGATCGGGTTGAATGGAACACTTCACAAGGTAAGACAACTGGCAAAGTTGTAAAGAAGCTTACTTCACCTACAGGTATTAAAGAACACCATATTGCTGCAAGTGAAGATAACCCTGAATACTTAGTTGAAAGTGAGAAGACAGGAAAAAAAGCTGCTCACAAGCCTGATGCTCTGAAGAAAGTAGAGGAGTAA
- a CDS encoding lipoxygenase family protein — MKPYLPQNDPDPTKRKILLERNQGEYEFDYDFLTPMAMLKNVPSIENFSTKYIAERTLETAELPINMLAVKTRSLWDPLDELQDYEDYFPVLPKPNVIKTYQTDDSFCEQRLCGANPFVLRRIEKMPDGFAFTILELQEKFGDSINLVDKLTNGNLYVADYRALAFVKGGTYERGKKYLPTPIAFFCWRSSGFSDRGQLVPIVIQINPTDGKQSQLITPFDDPLTWFHAKLCVQIADANHHEMSSHLCRTHFVMEPFAIVTARQLAENHPLSLLLKPHFRFMLANNDLARKRLISRGGPVDELLAGTLQESLQIVVNAYQEWSLDQFSLPTELKNRGMDDPNNLPHYPYRDDGLLLWNAIKKFVSEYLQIYYKTPQDLAADLELQSWAQELVSQSGGRVKGISNRIDTLDQLVDIATAVIFTCGPQHAAVNYSQYEYMTFMPNMPLAAYKQMTSEGTIPDRKSLLSFLPPSKQTADQLSILFILSAYRYDRLGYYDDKFVDPEAQDVLAKFQQDLNEAEREIELNNKSRLINYNYLKPRLVTNSISV; from the coding sequence ATGAAACCATACCTTCCTCAAAATGATCCTGACCCTACAAAACGTAAAATATTGCTAGAGAGAAACCAAGGAGAGTATGAATTTGATTACGACTTTTTAACGCCTATGGCAATGCTAAAAAATGTACCTTCTATAGAAAACTTTTCAACTAAGTATATTGCTGAACGCACATTAGAGACAGCAGAACTACCTATAAATATGTTAGCCGTTAAAACCCGTTCTTTATGGGACCCTTTAGATGAATTGCAAGACTATGAAGACTATTTTCCAGTTTTGCCTAAACCTAATGTTATCAAAACATACCAAACTGATGACTCTTTTTGTGAACAACGGCTTTGTGGGGCAAATCCTTTTGTTTTACGTCGAATTGAAAAGATGCCAGATGGCTTCGCCTTTACCATTTTAGAACTGCAAGAAAAGTTTGGTGACTCTATTAACTTAGTTGACAAACTTACGAATGGAAATTTATATGTAGCTGATTATAGAGCGCTTGCGTTTGTTAAAGGAGGTACTTATGAAAGAGGTAAGAAGTATTTACCAACCCCTATAGCTTTCTTTTGTTGGCGCAGTTCTGGTTTTAGCGATCGCGGTCAACTAGTACCGATTGTTATCCAAATCAACCCCACAGATGGCAAACAGAGCCAGCTAATTACGCCTTTTGATGACCCTTTAACCTGGTTTCATGCCAAACTTTGTGTTCAAATTGCTGATGCTAACCATCATGAAATGAGTAGTCATCTGTGCCGAACTCACTTTGTTATGGAACCCTTTGCTATTGTCACAGCCCGTCAACTAGCCGAGAACCATCCCCTTAGCTTACTGCTAAAACCCCACTTCCGTTTCATGTTGGCTAATAATGACTTGGCTCGTAAGCGCCTAATTAGTAGAGGTGGGCCTGTTGACGAATTGCTAGCCGGAACTCTGCAAGAGTCATTGCAAATTGTCGTCAACGCATATCAAGAATGGAGCTTAGATCAGTTTTCCTTACCCACTGAACTAAAAAATCGGGGTATGGATGACCCAAACAACCTACCTCACTATCCCTATCGAGACGATGGCTTGCTATTGTGGAATGCAATTAAAAAGTTTGTGTCTGAATACTTGCAAATATACTACAAAACTCCCCAAGACTTAGCAGCAGACTTAGAATTACAAAGTTGGGCGCAGGAATTAGTTTCCCAATCAGGCGGGCGAGTTAAGGGTATTAGCAATCGCATCGACACATTAGACCAATTAGTTGATATTGCTACTGCGGTTATTTTCACCTGTGGGCCGCAACACGCTGCTGTTAACTACTCACAATATGAATATATGACTTTCATGCCCAATATGCCTCTTGCTGCTTATAAACAAATGACATCAGAAGGCACTATTCCTGACCGTAAAAGTCTATTATCATTTCTGCCACCGTCAAAGCAAACTGCTGACCAATTATCGATTTTATTTATCCTGTCAGCTTACCGTTATGACAGATTAGGGTACTATGATGATAAGTTTGTAGACCCAGAGGCTCAGGATGTTTTAGCTAAATTTCAGCAAGATTTGAACGAAGCGGAGCGGGAAATTGAGTTGAATAACAAGAGTCGTTTAATAAATTACAACTATCTGAAACCACGGCTTGTTACTAATAGTATTAGCGTGTAA
- a CDS encoding HAMP domain-containing sensor histidine kinase yields the protein MYEWILPSLSEILAQNQSSVAECSPGKAERQWRVSLAATEHLLLNTLAANPVDTIQGLVLAAPAPLFSQPKLTQNLQTVTFTAKPFNPLALMPFQMPDVIAPIDEEIAPHESVLPLLPADPLGTEQFCLVFTDKFRLVLVLATHKNGKKTFSFSFEPEVVEQAWRSLGARVMLANPEFFARLDVLVQQYSPVAPDCRIMIQFSQLLLQELTEAEETGEEAGEQGAGSRGKNTNSQFPIPNPQSPNPDVELLQAFAHEVRTPLTTIRTMTRLLLKRRDLDASVINRLKIIDHECTEQIDRMELLFKAAELETTASTKCPKTQLTPMSLDQVLQQSIPRWEQAAHRRNLTLNVVLPQQLPTVVSNPMMLDQVLTGLIENFTRSLPSGSHIQVQVIPAGDQLKLQLSPQFGCKDSSKAATPATPPIRKALGQLLMFQPETGTISLNIAATKHLFQAIGGKLIVRQRPHYGEVLTIFLPLEVSNKHKSGAKTWE from the coding sequence GTGTACGAATGGATATTGCCAAGTCTGAGCGAAATCTTGGCCCAAAATCAATCAAGTGTGGCTGAATGTTCACCTGGTAAAGCAGAGCGGCAGTGGCGTGTCAGCCTCGCAGCAACTGAACATTTGCTATTAAATACTTTAGCAGCTAATCCAGTTGACACAATCCAAGGATTAGTTTTAGCTGCACCTGCACCCTTATTCAGTCAGCCAAAACTGACTCAAAACTTACAAACAGTAACTTTCACAGCAAAACCATTTAATCCGTTGGCACTGATGCCATTTCAGATGCCAGATGTCATCGCACCCATAGATGAAGAAATCGCTCCTCATGAATCGGTACTTCCTTTATTACCTGCCGATCCTCTGGGGACAGAGCAGTTTTGCTTAGTTTTTACAGATAAATTTAGATTAGTACTGGTTTTAGCAACCCACAAAAACGGTAAAAAAACCTTTTCATTTTCTTTTGAGCCGGAAGTAGTAGAGCAAGCTTGGCGATCGCTAGGTGCGAGAGTAATGCTGGCTAATCCAGAATTTTTTGCCCGTCTGGATGTATTAGTACAACAATATTCTCCGGTAGCACCAGATTGCCGCATCATGATTCAGTTTAGTCAGTTGTTGCTTCAGGAATTAACGGAAGCAGAAGAGACTGGGGAAGAAGCAGGGGAGCAAGGAGCAGGGAGCAGGGGGAAAAATACCAATTCCCAATTCCCAATTCCCAATCCCCAATCCCCAAATCCTGATGTCGAACTGCTCCAAGCCTTCGCTCACGAAGTTCGCACACCTTTAACAACTATTCGCACCATGACTCGTCTACTGCTGAAGCGGCGAGATTTAGATGCTAGTGTAATCAATCGCTTAAAAATTATTGATCACGAGTGTACTGAGCAAATTGATCGCATGGAGTTGCTGTTTAAGGCAGCAGAATTAGAAACTACTGCCTCTACAAAATGTCCAAAAACTCAACTCACACCGATGTCTTTAGATCAAGTGTTGCAGCAGAGCATTCCTCGGTGGGAACAAGCAGCGCATCGCCGGAACTTAACTTTAAATGTTGTTTTACCCCAGCAACTACCAACTGTGGTAAGTAATCCCATGATGCTCGATCAGGTACTCACCGGTTTGATAGAGAATTTCACTCGCAGCTTACCCTCTGGTAGCCATATTCAAGTACAAGTTATTCCGGCAGGAGATCAACTGAAGTTACAATTATCGCCGCAATTTGGGTGCAAAGATTCCAGTAAAGCCGCAACACCTGCAACGCCACCAATTCGCAAAGCCCTTGGTCAATTGCTGATGTTCCAACCAGAAACAGGTACGATTAGTTTGAATATTGCTGCAACCAAGCATTTATTTCAAGCGATCGGCGGTAAATTGATTGTGCGTCAGCGTCCACACTATGGGGAAGTTTTGACGATTTTCCTTCCCTTAGAAGTTAGCAATAAACATAAATCTGGAGCTAAAACTTGGGAGTGA
- a CDS encoding AIM24 family protein: protein MAHFEIIEKESLRLVKVTLQNETVRTESGAMYYIRGNVQMQSKAPSAGGFLKSLATGENIFRPTYTGTGELYLEPSLAGYHILELDGSEWILDSGAYWASDGSIEVGIERNKFVSGLIGGEGLFQTKVKGRGKVVMVAQGPVEVINLQNDRLVVDGNFAIARTNTLNYRVEKATKSLLGSMTSGEFLVNTFEGTGTVLLAPIPYWKVMMIRQITAALPKTSS from the coding sequence ATGGCACATTTTGAAATAATCGAAAAAGAAAGCTTACGTTTAGTTAAGGTCACTTTGCAAAACGAAACAGTACGGACTGAATCTGGTGCTATGTACTATATTCGTGGCAACGTTCAGATGCAATCTAAAGCCCCTTCAGCAGGTGGGTTTTTAAAATCCTTAGCCACAGGAGAAAACATTTTCCGTCCTACATATACAGGTACGGGCGAATTATATTTAGAGCCGTCTTTAGCGGGATATCACATTCTAGAATTAGACGGTAGTGAATGGATTTTAGATAGTGGCGCTTATTGGGCTAGCGATGGCAGTATAGAAGTAGGAATTGAACGAAATAAATTTGTATCAGGCTTAATTGGTGGCGAGGGTTTGTTTCAAACAAAAGTCAAAGGTAGGGGTAAAGTGGTAATGGTAGCACAAGGCCCTGTAGAAGTAATAAATTTACAAAATGACCGATTAGTTGTTGATGGAAATTTTGCGATCGCTCGCACAAATACTTTAAATTATCGCGTTGAAAAAGCTACTAAATCTCTTTTAGGTTCGATGACTTCTGGTGAATTTCTCGTCAATACTTTTGAGGGAACTGGGACTGTATTGCTTGCTCCCATACCTTATTGGAAAGTCATGATGATTCGGCAAATTACTGCCGCGCTACCAAAAACTTCTAGCTAA
- a CDS encoding diguanylate cyclase: protein MNISILVFGKNNFIATLPDQIRYAAAFSVEVIDNLNQAVSRIKIAPPDIILVQASLDGSMELCNWLKEQTKLSWIYCILFEDRFQQLIDRNKGWHRELEMSAAALKQGADAYIWHLIDEKTDHNLAELTANHGLILAQLTVGLRKAQKYRDLIRTNDMLSAIALADSLTELNNRRALEWDLPRQIQRARTQKTSLSLIILDVDHFKKVNDTHGHLVGDRILQILCQRLRHNLRCQDTAFRYGGEEFVILLANTTDEEAILVARRLNRIVSDEPFALNNKLTINITISLGTASLQADDDEKGESLLNRADQCLLQAKNAGRNRVMHSNHLSHVSHLKVVSS from the coding sequence ATGAATATTTCTATTCTGGTCTTTGGAAAAAATAATTTTATCGCCACACTTCCAGATCAGATCCGTTATGCGGCTGCTTTTAGTGTAGAAGTTATAGACAATCTGAATCAAGCAGTGTCGCGGATTAAAATAGCGCCCCCCGATATAATACTTGTGCAGGCTAGCTTGGATGGCAGTATGGAACTGTGCAATTGGTTGAAAGAGCAGACAAAACTATCCTGGATATATTGTATTTTATTCGAGGATCGTTTCCAGCAGCTTATTGATAGAAATAAGGGTTGGCACAGAGAATTAGAGATGAGTGCTGCGGCTCTAAAACAAGGAGCCGATGCTTATATTTGGCATCTTATTGATGAAAAAACAGACCATAATTTAGCAGAGTTGACTGCCAATCATGGATTAATACTTGCTCAATTGACTGTTGGCTTGCGAAAAGCACAAAAATATCGAGATTTGATTCGGACAAATGATATGTTATCAGCGATCGCCTTAGCCGATTCGTTGACAGAATTAAATAATCGTCGTGCTTTAGAATGGGACTTACCGAGACAAATTCAAAGAGCGAGAACTCAAAAAACTTCCCTGAGTTTGATTATTCTGGATGTAGATCATTTCAAGAAAGTTAACGATACTCACGGGCATTTAGTAGGCGATCGCATTTTGCAAATATTATGTCAGCGTTTGCGGCACAATCTGCGCTGTCAAGACACAGCATTTCGCTATGGTGGCGAAGAATTTGTGATTCTTCTGGCTAATACTACCGATGAGGAAGCAATATTAGTAGCCCGTCGTCTTAATCGCATAGTTAGCGATGAACCATTTGCACTCAATAATAAACTGACAATTAATATCACCATTAGTCTGGGCACAGCCAGTCTGCAAGCTGATGATGATGAAAAAGGAGAAAGTCTATTGAATCGTGCCGATCAATGTCTCTTACAGGCTAAAAATGCTGGGCGTAATCGAGTTATGCACTCGAACCACCTATCTCATGTTTCACATTTGAAAGTTGTTTCTTCATAA
- a CDS encoding ATP-dependent Zn protease — translation MSQTTLNLVAISIFLMTLSVLLGPFLNLSPAVPALATFAILGIATLDSFSLQGKGGTIFLDWIAGFSSEHRDRIVHHEAGHFLVAYLLGIPVTGYTLSAWEAWKQGQPGQGGVSFDDGELASQLEVGKISAQMLDRYCTVWMAGIAAETLVFDNAEGGSDDKSKLIGVLTVLGFSESVYQQKLRFHALQAKTLLQENWSSYEALVNAMRQGTSVEDCHTELGVQRKN, via the coding sequence ATGAGCCAGACTACCTTAAATTTAGTTGCAATATCTATCTTTCTCATGACCCTATCGGTACTGCTGGGGCCATTCTTGAATTTATCGCCAGCAGTACCGGCACTTGCAACCTTCGCTATCTTAGGCATAGCTACGTTAGATAGTTTTAGCTTGCAAGGCAAGGGTGGTACTATTTTTTTAGATTGGATTGCTGGTTTTTCAAGTGAACACCGCGATCGCATCGTCCACCACGAAGCAGGGCATTTTTTGGTTGCTTACTTGCTGGGGATTCCCGTTACCGGCTACACACTCAGCGCTTGGGAAGCCTGGAAACAGGGGCAACCTGGGCAAGGTGGTGTTAGCTTTGATGATGGCGAATTAGCTTCTCAATTAGAAGTGGGTAAAATCAGTGCCCAAATGCTAGACCGCTACTGTACTGTTTGGATGGCTGGTATTGCTGCTGAAACCCTAGTTTTTGATAATGCTGAGGGTGGATCTGATGATAAAAGCAAACTGATTGGAGTCTTGACAGTTTTGGGCTTTTCTGAATCAGTTTATCAACAGAAACTGCGGTTTCATGCTCTCCAAGCAAAAACCCTACTACAAGAAAATTGGTCTAGTTACGAAGCTTTAGTTAATGCTATGCGACAAGGCACTTCAGTAGAAGATTGTCATACTGAGTTAGGAGTGCAGAGGAAAAATTAA
- a CDS encoding DUF3140 domain-containing protein has protein sequence MSKDVKAVIDEFHQVVNMTPKELESWLDTDESQTVGQKDGDDESIGHKSGRRIIQLLQKKDDYTNDDLSHMKKVISYVHRHIAQQPSGDLEHTHWCYSLKNWGHNPLK, from the coding sequence ATGAGTAAAGATGTTAAAGCCGTGATTGACGAGTTTCATCAAGTTGTCAATATGACACCTAAAGAACTAGAGTCTTGGCTAGATACGGATGAGTCACAAACTGTAGGGCAAAAAGATGGCGACGATGAGTCAATCGGTCATAAATCTGGACGGCGTATCATCCAGCTATTGCAGAAAAAGGATGATTACACCAACGATGACCTTTCGCACATGAAGAAAGTTATTAGTTACGTCCATCGTCATATTGCACAGCAGCCATCAGGTGATTTGGAACACACACACTGGTGCTATTCTTTGAAGAATTGGGGACACAACCCACTGAAGTAA
- the alaS gene encoding alanine--tRNA ligase: MSSNPQYLSGNEIRNTFLNFFAQRSHQILPSASLVPEDPTVLLTIAGMLPFKPIFLGQRTPEFKRATTSQKCIRTNDIENVGRTKRHHTFFEMLGNFSFGDYFKEQAIAWGWEISTQVFGFSPQNLVVSVFEDDDEAFAIWRDQIGVPVARIKRLGENDNFWVSGPTGPCGPCSEIYYDFHPERGDENIDLEDDSRFIEFYNLVFMQYNRDVSGNLTPLQNKNIDTGMGLERMAQILQKVPNNYETDLIFPIIQTAAQIAGIDYHKSDEKTKVSLKVIGDHVRSVVHMIADEIRASNVGRGYVLRRLIRRVVRHGRLIGISGEFTTQVAESAIALSESAYPNVRQREAAIKAELQREESNFLRTLDRGEKLLEEIIQEVKQQGNTQISGESAFTLYDTYGFPLELTQEVAEENNLTVDAEGFEAQMEIQKGRGRDAHETIDLTVQGSLDKLAEHIQVTEFLGYTQSAATAIVEAILLEGVSQEEAEAGTQVQIVLDKTPFYAESGGQIGDRGYISGDGIVVRVEDVKKESDFFVHFGRIERGTLRVGDRVTAQIDPACRRRAQANHTATHLLQAALKKIVDDGISQAGSLVSFDRLRFDFNCPRALTAEEVQQIEEQVNTWIAQAHAAKVEVLPLAEAKAKGAVAMFGEKYGDEVRVIDFPSVSMELCGGTHVSNTAEIGVFKIISEAGVASGVRRIEAVSGPAILDYLNLRDKVVKDLSDRFKVKPEELPDRITSLQSELRNSQKELETLKVQLAIAKSDSLLQTAETVGDHKIIVAQLENVDPESLKTAAERLLQKIGNGAVVLGSVPEADKVSIVAAFSPEVNKKGLQAGKFVGAIAKICGGGGGGRPNLAQAGGRDASKLPDALRQAESDLKSALA, translated from the coding sequence ATGTCTTCAAATCCCCAGTACCTAAGCGGTAACGAAATTCGCAACACATTCCTCAACTTCTTTGCCCAACGGAGTCACCAAATCCTCCCAAGTGCGTCTCTCGTGCCAGAAGATCCAACCGTACTGCTGACGATCGCGGGGATGCTACCATTTAAGCCGATATTCTTGGGGCAGAGGACACCAGAATTTAAGCGGGCTACGACTTCGCAAAAGTGTATCCGTACCAACGACATCGAAAATGTCGGACGCACTAAACGGCATCACACCTTTTTTGAGATGCTGGGTAATTTCAGCTTTGGTGATTATTTTAAAGAACAAGCGATCGCTTGGGGTTGGGAAATCTCCACACAAGTCTTTGGCTTTTCTCCTCAAAATCTGGTTGTCAGCGTTTTTGAAGATGATGATGAAGCCTTTGCTATCTGGCGCGATCAAATCGGTGTGCCGGTAGCCAGAATTAAACGCTTGGGCGAAAATGATAACTTTTGGGTATCTGGCCCGACTGGCCCTTGTGGCCCTTGTTCAGAAATATATTACGACTTCCACCCAGAACGCGGTGACGAAAATATCGATTTAGAAGACGATTCCCGGTTCATCGAGTTTTACAACCTCGTGTTCATGCAATATAACCGAGATGTTTCAGGCAATTTAACGCCACTGCAAAACAAGAACATCGACACGGGTATGGGTTTGGAGAGAATGGCGCAAATACTCCAAAAAGTGCCCAATAACTACGAAACTGACCTGATTTTCCCAATAATTCAAACAGCCGCTCAAATTGCTGGCATTGACTACCACAAAAGTGATGAAAAAACCAAAGTCTCCCTAAAAGTCATTGGCGATCACGTTCGTTCTGTTGTCCACATGATCGCTGATGAAATCCGCGCTTCTAACGTGGGAAGGGGTTATGTGCTGCGGCGATTGATTCGGCGGGTGGTGCGTCATGGGCGATTAATTGGGATTTCTGGCGAATTTACTACCCAAGTTGCCGAATCTGCGATCGCTCTTTCGGAATCAGCTTACCCCAATGTGCGCCAAAGGGAAGCAGCAATAAAAGCTGAGTTGCAACGAGAAGAATCCAATTTCCTTAGAACTCTGGATAGAGGCGAAAAACTCTTAGAAGAAATTATCCAAGAGGTAAAACAGCAAGGAAACACTCAAATTAGTGGTGAAAGTGCATTTACACTTTATGACACCTACGGATTTCCCCTCGAACTTACTCAAGAAGTTGCCGAAGAAAATAATCTCACAGTTGATGCTGAGGGATTTGAGGCACAAATGGAAATTCAAAAAGGACGTGGTAGAGATGCACATGAAACCATCGATTTAACTGTCCAAGGTTCCCTCGACAAGCTAGCAGAACACATCCAAGTCACCGAGTTTTTAGGCTACACCCAATCGGCGGCGACGGCAATAGTCGAAGCGATTTTGTTAGAAGGTGTTTCTCAAGAAGAAGCAGAAGCGGGGACACAGGTACAAATAGTCCTTGATAAAACGCCATTTTATGCTGAATCTGGCGGACAAATTGGCGATCGCGGTTATATCTCTGGTGATGGTATTGTTGTTCGGGTGGAAGACGTTAAAAAAGAATCTGATTTCTTTGTTCACTTCGGACGCATCGAACGCGGTACACTGCGCGTAGGCGATCGCGTCACCGCCCAAATTGATCCGGCTTGTCGCCGTCGCGCCCAAGCTAACCATACCGCAACGCACTTGTTGCAAGCGGCGTTGAAAAAAATTGTTGATGATGGCATATCTCAAGCTGGTTCCCTAGTTTCCTTTGACAGATTGCGCTTTGACTTCAACTGTCCCCGCGCTTTGACAGCAGAAGAAGTGCAACAAATTGAAGAACAGGTAAACACTTGGATTGCCCAAGCACACGCCGCAAAGGTGGAAGTATTACCTTTAGCCGAGGCGAAAGCTAAGGGTGCTGTTGCCATGTTCGGCGAGAAATACGGCGATGAAGTTCGCGTGATTGACTTCCCTAGCGTATCAATGGAACTCTGCGGTGGCACTCATGTGAGTAATACGGCTGAAATTGGCGTGTTTAAGATTATCTCGGAAGCTGGCGTGGCTTCTGGGGTGCGGCGCATTGAAGCTGTTTCGGGGCCAGCAATCCTAGATTATCTCAACCTGCGGGATAAAGTAGTTAAAGATTTGAGCGATCGCTTTAAAGTGAAACCCGAAGAATTACCAGACAGAATTACAAGTCTGCAAAGCGAACTCAGAAATAGTCAGAAGGAATTGGAAACCTTGAAGGTACAATTAGCGATCGCTAAATCTGACAGCTTGCTACAAACAGCCGAAACTGTAGGCGATCATAAAATTATCGTCGCCCAATTAGAAAATGTTGATCCAGAATCATTGAAAACCGCAGCCGAACGCCTGTTACAAAAAATCGGTAACGGTGCAGTGGTGCTAGGTTCTGTTCCCGAAGCGGATAAAGTTAGCATAGTTGCAGCTTTTAGTCCAGAAGTTAACAAAAAAGGTTTACAGGCTGGTAAATTTGTGGGTGCGATCGCTAAAATCTGCGGTGGTGGCGGCGGCGGAAGACCGAACTTAGCCCAAGCTGGCGGACGCGATGCGAGTAAATTACCAGATGCGTTGCGACAAGCAGAAAGTGATTTAAAGTCCGCATTGGCTTAA
- the purU gene encoding formyltetrahydrofolate deformylase — translation MTNPTATLLISCPDQRGLVAKFANFIYSNGGNIIHADQHTDFAAGLFLTRIEWQLEGFNLPREFIAPAFNAIAQPLGAKWEIRFSDTVPHIAIWVSRQDHCLFDLIWRQRAKEFVAEIPLIISNHANLKVVAEQFNIDFQHVPITKDNKSEQEAKQLELLRQYKIDLVVLAKYMQIVSADFINQFPQIINIHHSFLPAFIGANPYHRAFERGVKIIGATAHYATADLDAGPIIEQDVVRVSHRDEVDDLVRKGKDLERVVLARAVRSHLQNRVLVYGNRTVVFE, via the coding sequence ATGACAAATCCCACAGCAACATTGCTGATTTCCTGCCCAGATCAACGGGGACTAGTGGCAAAATTTGCCAATTTTATCTACTCTAACGGTGGTAATATTATCCATGCAGATCAGCATACAGACTTTGCTGCTGGCTTATTTCTCACCCGCATTGAATGGCAGTTAGAGGGGTTTAATTTACCGCGAGAATTTATTGCCCCGGCTTTTAATGCCATTGCACAACCTCTTGGCGCTAAGTGGGAAATACGTTTTTCTGATACAGTACCACACATTGCTATTTGGGTAAGTCGGCAAGACCATTGTCTATTTGATTTAATTTGGCGACAACGCGCTAAAGAATTTGTGGCTGAAATCCCTTTAATTATTAGTAATCATGCTAATTTAAAGGTAGTAGCAGAACAATTTAATATTGACTTTCAGCACGTTCCCATCACTAAAGATAATAAATCTGAACAAGAAGCCAAACAACTAGAATTGCTCCGCCAGTACAAAATAGATTTAGTTGTATTGGCAAAATATATGCAGATTGTTAGTGCAGATTTTATTAATCAATTCCCGCAAATTATTAATATTCATCACTCCTTTTTACCAGCTTTTATTGGGGCAAACCCCTATCACCGAGCTTTTGAACGTGGGGTAAAAATTATTGGGGCAACTGCTCATTATGCCACTGCTGATTTAGATGCAGGGCCAATTATTGAACAGGATGTAGTTCGAGTGAGTCACCGTGATGAAGTGGATGATTTGGTGAGAAAAGGCAAAGATTTGGAGAGAGTTGTATTAGCAAGAGCGGTGCGATCGCACTTACAAAATCGTGTATTAGTCTATGGTAATAGAACAGTAGTATTCGAGTGA
- a CDS encoding GNAT family N-acetyltransferase, translated as MIPDDFIVRTMKRSEIDLAITWAASEGWNPGRYDAESFYQTDKNGFLLGELNGEPVGCISAVAYDQHFGFLGFYIVKPQFRGQGLGMKIWKTAMDYLGADRNIGLDGVVAQQDNYKKSGFQIAYKNIRYQGVGGGVMPAGIIDLKTVSFEELVAYDCQFFPSKRPVFLRHWIEQPESTAFGFLKNGYLVGYGVIRPAHTGFRIGPLFANDEQIAEALFQALLAENPHAPVFFDVPDANVQAINLVQRYQLEPVFQTARMYTKEIPNLPIDRVFAVTSLELG; from the coding sequence ATGATCCCTGACGACTTCATCGTCCGCACAATGAAAAGGTCGGAAATTGATTTGGCGATTACTTGGGCAGCAAGCGAAGGTTGGAATCCAGGAAGGTATGATGCTGAATCTTTTTATCAAACTGACAAGAACGGTTTTTTATTGGGCGAGTTGAATGGTGAGCCAGTGGGGTGTATTTCTGCTGTTGCTTACGATCAACACTTTGGCTTTCTAGGTTTTTACATTGTGAAACCCCAGTTTCGTGGGCAGGGGTTGGGTATGAAAATTTGGAAGACAGCAATGGACTATCTCGGTGCTGATCGTAACATCGGCTTGGATGGTGTGGTAGCTCAACAAGATAACTACAAAAAGTCTGGTTTCCAAATCGCTTATAAGAATATTCGTTATCAAGGGGTGGGTGGCGGTGTTATGCCTGCTGGTATCATCGACCTGAAAACAGTGTCTTTTGAAGAGTTGGTGGCTTACGATTGCCAATTTTTTCCTTCTAAGCGTCCAGTGTTTCTGCGACATTGGATTGAACAGCCAGAAAGTACTGCTTTCGGGTTTCTCAAAAATGGATATCTTGTTGGTTACGGAGTTATCCGGCCTGCCCATACAGGTTTTCGGATTGGGCCACTGTTTGCTAATGACGAACAGATTGCTGAAGCATTATTTCAAGCCTTGCTTGCAGAAAATCCTCATGCTCCAGTGTTTTTTGATGTACCCGATGCAAATGTACAAGCAATTAACCTAGTTCAACGTTACCAATTGGAGCCAGTCTTTCAAACTGCTCGGATGTATACTAAAGAAATTCCTAATTTACCTATTGATCGCGTCTTTGCTGTGACAAGTTTGGAACTAGGTTAG